A stretch of DNA from Anaerobacillus isosaccharinicus:
TCGTGACATTGGTGAAGCTGCTCGTCGTATTGCTGAAGGAGCTTCAATGATTCGTACAAAGGGTGAGCCAGGAACAGGTAACATTGTTGAAGCTGTAAGACATATGCGTATGATTCAAGCACAAATTCGTCAAATTATGACAATGTCGACAGATGAACTAATGACAGAAGCTAAAAACACGGGTGCTCCATTTGAAGTTTTACTTCAAATTAAACAAGAAGGCAAGTTCCCAGTAGTTAACTTTGCAGCAGGTGGAGTAGCAACACCAGCTGATGCTGCATTAATGATGCAGTTAGGTGCTGATGGTGTATTTGTTGGTTCAGGTATCTTCAAATCTGAAAATCCTGAAAAATTCGCTCGTGCAATCGTTGAAGCTACTACTCACTACGAAGATTACGAATTAATTGCAAAATTATCAAAAGGACTTGGTACGCCAATGAAGGGGATTGAAATCTCTAGCTTACATCCTTCAGAGCGTATGCAAGATCGTGGTTGGTAAGATTAGATTGAGTTTAGTGAAAGGTGTCTAGCTCCAAGCACATAGCTGACCTAAGTAAAATTAATTTACTGAATTTTTCAGTATAAAGATTCTACTTTTTAGCTAGGTCGACGCTTGCCCCTTTTTATGAAAGGAAGCATTCATTATGGTGAAAATAGGAGTACTTGCACTGCAAGGTGCCGTTCGTGAACATGTCAATTCTTTACAGTCACCTGGTGCTGAAGTTGTTGCTGTTAAAAAGATAGAACAACTTGAAGACTTGGATGGGCTTGTTTTACCTGGTGGTGAAAGTACGACGATGCGACGTCTTATTGATAAATATGGCTTTTTTGAACCACTAAAAGACTTTGCAAAAGCTGGGAAGCCAATGTTTGGTACTTGTGCAGGTTTAATATTAATGGCAAAACAGCTTGTGGGACAAAATGAAGGTCATTTAGAAATTATTGATATGGAAGTTGAACGAAATGCCTTTGGAAGACAACGTGAGAGCTTTGAAGCAGAATTAATGGTTAAAGGAATTGCCGAAGATATTATGGCAGTATTTATCCGGGCACCATTAATAAAATCTGTAGGGGAAGACGTTGAAATTCTTTCTAAATATAACGGTGAGATTGTCGCCGTAAGACAAAATCAGTTTTTAGCTTGTTCATTCCATCCAGAACTTACAACTGATGCACGCTTCCACCAATATTTTGTTGAGATTGTAAAAGAAACAAAAACGAAATGTTTAAATGTTTAGGCATTGGTAATTATATAGTTATATAAAACATACGTTGAAGGGAAATAGTAACAATTGTTCCTACTAGCAGAGAGTCGATGGTTGGTGCAAATCGATGTAGCACTTTTGTGAATCCGTCCTGGAGTAGATTACTGAACGAAGAGAAAAATCTTCTATTAGGTAGTTCCGGTTTATCTGCCGTTATTAGATGCTAAGAGGAATAGTGATACGTTGCTATTCAATTAGGGTGGCAACGCGGGTTAAGTCTCGTCCCTTTCATTGGGGACGGGATTTTTTTATTGTTTTTATGTAAATTAATTTCATAATTTCACTTCCACTTATATAGTTGCGAATTAAACATTATGAAATTCATTATATTTTTCAAGGAGGCAAAAGTTATGTTAGATGTAAAATTATTAAGAGCCAATTTTGATGAAGTAAAAAAGAAGTTAGAGTATCGTGGGGAAAAGATTTCAGACTTAGATCGTTTTGGTGAGCTTGACCAAAGAAGGAGAGAGCTAATCGTCGAAGGGGAACAATTAAAAAGCAGACGTAATTCTGTTTCTCAGGAAGTTGCTGTCTTGAAACGTGAAAAGCAAGATGCTAATCATTTAATAACAGAAATGAAGGAAGTCTCAGATAAAATTAAGGAATTAGATGAGGAATTACGTAATGTTGATAATCAATTAGATGAGATATTAATGACAATTCCTAATGTTCCTCATGAGAGTGTTCCAGTTGGTTTAACAGAAGATGACAATGTTGAAATCCGAAAATGGGGAGAGATCCCGCAATTCTCATTTGAAGCTAGGCCGCATTGGGATGTAGCTACAAACTTAAATATGTTAGATTTTGAACGTGCTGCTAAAGTAACAGGAAGTCGTTTCGTATTTTATAAAGGAAAAGGTGCACGGTTAGAACGTGCGTTAATTAACTTTATGATGGATCTTCATCAAGACGAGCACGGCTATGAAGAAGTACTTCCACCATATTTAGTCAATCGTACTAGTATGACAGGGACAGGACAACTTCCGAAGTTTGAGGAAGATGCTTTTAAAATTAGAGAAGAAGATTACTTCTTAGTACCAACGGCTGAAGTTCCAGTTACAAATATGCACCGTGATGAAATCCTCGATGGCGATCAGCTTCCTATTGCTTATACCGCTTATAGCGCTTGCTTCCGATCTGAGGCAGGATCTGCTGGAAGAGATACGAGAGGGTTAATTCGCCAACACCAATTTAATAAGGTCGAATTAGTAAAGTTTGTAAAACCAGAGGAATCTTATGAGCAACTAGAGATTTTAACAGCTCATGCTGAGAAAGTTCTTCAGTTATTGAATTTACCATACCGAGTGTTAAGTATGTGTACTGGTGATCTAGGCTTCACTGCAGCTAAAAAATATGATATTGAGGTTTGGATCCCTAGCTATGAAACATA
This window harbors:
- the serS gene encoding serine--tRNA ligase, encoding MLDVKLLRANFDEVKKKLEYRGEKISDLDRFGELDQRRRELIVEGEQLKSRRNSVSQEVAVLKREKQDANHLITEMKEVSDKIKELDEELRNVDNQLDEILMTIPNVPHESVPVGLTEDDNVEIRKWGEIPQFSFEARPHWDVATNLNMLDFERAAKVTGSRFVFYKGKGARLERALINFMMDLHQDEHGYEEVLPPYLVNRTSMTGTGQLPKFEEDAFKIREEDYFLVPTAEVPVTNMHRDEILDGDQLPIAYTAYSACFRSEAGSAGRDTRGLIRQHQFNKVELVKFVKPEESYEQLEILTAHAEKVLQLLNLPYRVLSMCTGDLGFTAAKKYDIEVWIPSYETYREISSCSNFEDFQARRANIRFRREAKGKTEYVHTLNGSGLAVGRTVAAILENYQQEDGSVIVPEVLVPYMGGLTVIK
- the pdxT gene encoding pyridoxal 5'-phosphate synthase glutaminase subunit PdxT, with amino-acid sequence MVKIGVLALQGAVREHVNSLQSPGAEVVAVKKIEQLEDLDGLVLPGGESTTMRRLIDKYGFFEPLKDFAKAGKPMFGTCAGLILMAKQLVGQNEGHLEIIDMEVERNAFGRQRESFEAELMVKGIAEDIMAVFIRAPLIKSVGEDVEILSKYNGEIVAVRQNQFLACSFHPELTTDARFHQYFVEIVKETKTKCLNV
- the pdxS gene encoding pyridoxal 5'-phosphate synthase lyase subunit PdxS, with translation MVQIGTDRVKRGMAEMQKGGVIMDVINAEQAKIAEEAGAVAVMALERVPSDIRAAGGVARMADPTIVEEVMAAVSIPVMAKCRIGHIVEARILESMGVDYIDESEVLTPADEVYHLYKRDFTVPFVCGARDIGEAARRIAEGASMIRTKGEPGTGNIVEAVRHMRMIQAQIRQIMTMSTDELMTEAKNTGAPFEVLLQIKQEGKFPVVNFAAGGVATPADAALMMQLGADGVFVGSGIFKSENPEKFARAIVEATTHYEDYELIAKLSKGLGTPMKGIEISSLHPSERMQDRGW